The Arthrobacter russicus genome has a segment encoding these proteins:
- a CDS encoding LapA family protein, whose product MTNSPATPPQSSRPAWLTTRLITAVGLAILAVIFIVTNQGTVRVQILVWAVNSPLWALILVLLVVGIAIGSLFPWLKSRKKN is encoded by the coding sequence ATGACGAACTCCCCGGCGACGCCCCCGCAGTCCTCCCGCCCCGCCTGGCTGACCACCCGGCTGATCACCGCCGTCGGGTTGGCGATCCTTGCCGTGATCTTCATCGTCACGAACCAAGGCACGGTACGGGTCCAGATCCTGGTCTGGGCGGTGAATTCGCCGCTGTGGGCTTTGATCCTCGTGCTGCTCGTGGTCGGCATCGCGATCGGTTCGCTGTTCCCCTGGCTGAAATCCCGCAAAAAGAATTAG
- a CDS encoding cytochrome P450, protein MTATASSGIKRKDISAFRPGNGLPDGPKLPIALQTLIYFTARPQLMRYCRAKYGPAFTVRFMKRSVVVITEVEEIRKLFSGSPQAFHAGEGNRVLQPIVGDQSLLILDEDPHLRHRKLLMPAFAGASLRGYRELIAAIADEEVPGWRPGRTRLAEHTQAITLEIILRVVFGVTDPVRLAKMRTLVLGVTGASLFTMAGTLFPVLMKRIWPWNRLQRTLDGLDELLYAEIRECREAPDLAARTDVLARMVRAGDDADGLSDVEIRDELVTLLLAGHETTSNGLAWTLHELMRAPVELARAVAAADRQDKEGDEFLEACFKEGLRLRPVIGGVARRLTEPAEIAGYQLPAGVVVSPSIDLVQHDHALHADPGEFRPDRCLDGSLTTSNWLPFGGGVRRCIGAGFSMLESVEILRKVLQTWELAPVAEKPEATKTRHITLVPAKGARAILSRRR, encoded by the coding sequence ATGACAGCGACGGCGTCGTCGGGGATCAAGCGAAAAGACATCAGTGCCTTCCGGCCGGGAAACGGCTTGCCGGACGGTCCCAAGCTGCCGATCGCGCTGCAGACATTGATTTACTTCACCGCCCGGCCGCAATTGATGCGGTATTGCCGGGCGAAGTACGGTCCGGCGTTCACCGTGCGGTTCATGAAGCGGTCCGTGGTGGTGATCACCGAAGTCGAAGAGATCCGGAAGCTCTTCAGCGGTTCGCCGCAGGCGTTCCACGCCGGTGAAGGAAACCGGGTGCTGCAACCGATTGTGGGCGACCAGTCCTTGCTGATCCTCGATGAGGATCCCCATCTGCGGCACCGCAAGTTGCTGATGCCGGCCTTCGCCGGCGCTTCGCTGCGCGGCTATCGGGAACTGATCGCGGCCATCGCCGATGAAGAAGTACCTGGCTGGCGCCCCGGACGGACCCGCTTGGCCGAGCATACCCAGGCGATCACGTTGGAGATCATTTTGCGAGTGGTTTTCGGGGTGACCGATCCGGTGCGGCTCGCGAAAATGCGGACGTTGGTGCTGGGCGTCACCGGTGCCAGCCTGTTCACCATGGCCGGCACGCTGTTCCCGGTGCTGATGAAGCGGATTTGGCCCTGGAACCGGTTGCAGCGGACCCTTGATGGCTTGGATGAGTTGTTGTATGCGGAGATCCGGGAGTGCCGGGAGGCGCCGGATCTGGCTGCCCGGACGGACGTGCTGGCCCGGATGGTGCGGGCCGGTGACGATGCTGATGGCTTGTCGGATGTGGAGATCCGGGATGAGTTGGTGACCTTGTTGTTGGCCGGGCATGAGACGACGTCGAATGGTTTGGCGTGGACGTTGCATGAGTTGATGCGTGCTCCGGTGGAGCTGGCCCGGGCGGTGGCGGCTGCGGATCGGCAGGACAAGGAAGGCGATGAGTTCCTGGAAGCCTGTTTCAAAGAAGGGTTGCGGCTCCGCCCGGTGATCGGCGGCGTGGCCCGGCGGCTGACCGAACCAGCCGAAATCGCCGGCTACCAGTTGCCGGCCGGCGTCGTGGTCTCGCCCTCGATCGATCTGGTGCAACACGATCATGCGCTGCATGCCGATCCCGGGGAGTTCCGGCCGGATCGGTGTTTGGACGGCAGCCTCACGACGTCGAACTGGTTGCCGTTCGGCGGCGGGGTGCGGCGCTGCATCGGCGCCGGCTTCTCAATGCTGGAATCCGTGGAGATCCTGCGCAAGGTGCTGCAGACGTGGGAGCTGGCACCGGTGGCCGAAAAACCGGAAGCCACCAAGACCCGGCACATCACCTTGGTGCCGGCCAAGGGCGCCCGGGCGATCCTGAGCCGCCGCCGATGA
- a CDS encoding cytochrome P450 gives MSRYATLPPGPAWPAVLQGMLYFVARPELMRYGRKHYGTVFTVRLPRRPTVMIADVEAIRSLFNGPANVFHAGQGNREVLKPVVGQHSMLLLDEDPHLRHRKLLMPAFAGASLRGYRELIAEITAQQTAGWAEGRVKLVKYTQAVTLEIILRVVFGVTDPVRLAKMRKLVVGITDANVVVMAGSLSPFATRYLWPWKTFKRTLDGLDELLYAEIRECRDAPDLAARTDVLARMARAGGQDGDALSDVEIRDELVTLLLAGHETTSNGLAWTLHELMRAPVELARAVAAADRRDKEGDEFLEACFKEGLRLRPVIGSASRLLTQPAEVAGYRLPAGVMVSPSIDLVHEDRTQHVDPGVFRPDRCLDGSVTTSNWLPFGGGVRRCIGAGFSLLEAVEILRSILQTWELRAVQQRVERPKSKHITLVPSKGAMAVLRRRD, from the coding sequence ATGAGCCGGTACGCGACGCTGCCGCCCGGACCGGCATGGCCGGCAGTGCTGCAGGGGATGCTCTACTTCGTCGCCAGGCCGGAGCTGATGCGCTACGGTCGGAAACACTACGGAACCGTGTTCACGGTACGGTTGCCGCGCCGGCCCACGGTGATGATCGCGGACGTCGAAGCAATCCGCAGCCTGTTCAACGGCCCGGCGAACGTCTTCCACGCCGGGCAAGGGAATCGCGAGGTGCTCAAACCGGTGGTCGGGCAGCATTCGATGCTGCTGTTGGACGAGGATCCGCATCTGCGGCACCGCAAGTTGCTGATGCCGGCCTTCGCCGGCGCTTCGCTGCGCGGTTATCGGGAGCTGATCGCCGAGATCACGGCTCAGCAGACCGCAGGTTGGGCCGAAGGACGGGTCAAGCTGGTCAAATACACCCAAGCCGTGACGTTGGAGATCATTTTGCGGGTGGTTTTCGGGGTGACCGATCCGGTGCGGCTCGCGAAAATGCGGAAGTTGGTAGTAGGCATCACCGACGCCAACGTGGTGGTCATGGCGGGCAGCCTGAGTCCGTTCGCCACCCGCTATCTCTGGCCCTGGAAAACGTTCAAGCGGACCCTTGATGGCTTGGATGAGTTGTTGTATGCGGAGATCCGGGAGTGCCGGGATGCGCCGGATCTGGCTGCCCGGACGGACGTGCTGGCCCGGATGGCCCGGGCCGGCGGCCAAGACGGTGACGCATTGTCGGATGTGGAGATCCGGGATGAGTTGGTGACCTTGTTGTTGGCCGGGCATGAGACGACGTCGAATGGTTTGGCGTGGACGTTGCATGAGTTGATGCGTGCTCCGGTGGAGCTGGCCCGGGCGGTGGCGGCTGCGGATCGCCGGGACAAGGAAGGCGATGAGTTCCTGGAAGCCTGTTTCAAAGAAGGGTTGCGGTTGCGACCGGTGATCGGCAGTGCCTCCCGGCTCTTGACGCAGCCGGCGGAAGTGGCCGGTTACCGGCTTCCGGCCGGGGTGATGGTTTCGCCGTCGATCGACTTGGTGCACGAAGACCGGACCCAGCACGTCGACCCCGGGGTGTTCCGGCCGGATCGGTGTTTGGACGGCAGTGTCACGACGTCGAACTGGTTGCCGTTCGGCGGCGGGGTGCGGCGCTGCATCGGTGCCGGATTTTCCTTGCTCGAAGCGGTGGAGATCCTGCGCAGCATCCTGCAGACCTGGGAACTCCGCGCGGTGCAGCAACGCGTGGAACGGCCCAAGAGCAAGCACATCACCTTGGTCCCGTCGAAGGGTGCGATGGCGGTGCTGCGACGGCGCGACTGA